From a single Lolium rigidum isolate FL_2022 chromosome 7, APGP_CSIRO_Lrig_0.1, whole genome shotgun sequence genomic region:
- the LOC124672428 gene encoding zinc finger A20 and AN1 domain-containing stress-associated protein 10-like has protein sequence MAETQQAGGAPASDGRATVLCANDCGFFGSAATGNLCSKCFKEQQQIGVAAVRGAPPVDSVVTGFASLRIKETGGRCAAAAAAGVGRDKEVVPATVTKSRCEACRKKVGLLGFACRCGGTYCGMHRHAGAHACEFDYKAAGREQIARQNPLVVPSKLHRI, from the coding sequence ATGGCGGAGACGCAGCAGGCGGGCGGTGCTCCGGCTTCGGACGGCCGCGCGACGGTCCTGTGCGCGAACGACTGCGGCTTCTTCGGCAGCGCGGCGACCGGCAACCTCTGCTCCAAGTGCTTCAAGGAGCAGCAGCAGATCGGCGTCGCTGCCGTCCGTGGCGCGCCCCCCGTGGACAGCGTCGTTACCGGCTTCGCGTCGCTGCGGATCAAGGAGACAGGTGGAcgatgtgctgctgctgccgccgccggagtCGGGCGCGACAAGGAGGTGGTGCCGGCGACCGTTACGAAGAGCCGGTGCGAGGCGTGCCGGAAGAAGGTGGGGCTGCTCGGGTTCGCCTGCCGCTGCGGCGGCACCTACTGCGGCATGCATCGTCACGCCGGCGCTCACGCCTGCGAGTTCGACTACAAGGCTGCCGGCCGCGAGCAGATCGCGCGTCAGAATCCCCTCGTTGTACCATCCAAGCTCCACAGGATTTGA
- the LOC124672429 gene encoding zinc finger A20 and AN1 domain-containing stress-associated protein 10-like produces MAETQQAGGAPASDGRATVLCANDCGFFGSAATGNLCSKCFKEQQQIGVAAVGGAPPVDSVVSSFASLRIKETGGQRAAAATGVGGEVQAGKEVVPTTATKNRCQTCRKKVGLLGFACRCGGTYCGMHRHAGAHACEFDYKAAGREQIARQNPLVVASKIDRI; encoded by the coding sequence ATGGCGGAGACGCAGCAGGCGGGCGGTGCTCCGGCTTCGGACGGCCGCGCGACGGTCCTGTGCGCCAACGACTGCGGCTTCTTCGGCAGCGCGGCGACCGGCAACCTCTGCTCCAAGTGCTTCAAGGAGCAGCAGCAGATCGGCGTCGCTGCCGTCGGTGGCGCGCCCCCAGTGGACAGCGTCGTGTCCAGCTTCGCGTCGCTGCGGATCAAAGAGACAGGCGGACAGCGTGCTGCTGCTGCCACCGGAGTTGGAGGCGAGGTGCAGGCCGGGAAGGAGGTGGTTCCGACGACCGCTACCAAGAACCGGTGCCAGACGTGCCGGAAGAAGGTGGGGCTACTCGGGTTCGCCTGCCGCTGCGGCGGCACCTACTGCGGCATGCACCGTCACGCCGGCGCACACGCCTGCGAGTTCGACTACAAGGCGGCCGGCCGCGAGCAGATCGCGCGTCAAAATCCCCTCGTTGTAGCATCCAAGATCGACAGGATTTGA